One genomic region from Candidatus Marinimicrobia bacterium CG08_land_8_20_14_0_20_45_22 encodes:
- a CDS encoding tRNA 2-thiouridine(34) synthase MnmA has product MNKRVVVAMSGGVDSSVAACLLAEKGFDVIGLTMRIGLPDLENGSHVGIGEQIIADAKRVADKLGIPHLVLDLGKQFHERVIANFINEYLAGRTPNPCVRCNEFLKFGDLLQKALALNADYLATGHYARNVRRNGVYYLKKAIDLKKDQSYFLYRLSQEKLQRILFPLGNFTKEQVRFIARNRELPVAKKPESQEICFISGSYRDFLASHLEHELEPGNIVDENGKFLGRHKGIPFYTIGQREGLNIACGYPVFVQSLDPKTNTIVVSRREGLMRTTFSVADAVYPSGILTGRTLLDVRIRHQSPASSAWVTPLSETTAEFVFKKPRFAITPGQSAVFYKRETVVGGGVIDKVIEQEK; this is encoded by the coding sequence ATGAACAAACGCGTCGTCGTCGCGATGAGTGGCGGAGTGGATTCATCGGTTGCCGCCTGCCTACTGGCTGAAAAAGGATTCGACGTCATCGGTCTGACCATGCGCATCGGGTTGCCCGATCTGGAAAACGGATCTCACGTAGGTATTGGAGAACAGATCATCGCCGACGCCAAACGTGTTGCCGATAAACTCGGAATACCGCATCTCGTACTGGATTTGGGCAAGCAGTTCCATGAGCGCGTGATTGCCAATTTTATCAACGAATATCTCGCCGGAAGAACGCCGAATCCGTGCGTGCGATGCAACGAATTCCTGAAATTCGGCGATCTGCTCCAAAAAGCGCTTGCACTCAACGCCGATTATCTCGCAACCGGTCATTATGCGCGCAATGTTAGACGAAACGGCGTTTACTATCTTAAGAAAGCCATCGACCTAAAAAAAGACCAATCCTATTTCCTCTACCGCCTGTCGCAGGAAAAACTCCAGCGCATTCTATTTCCATTGGGCAATTTTACCAAAGAACAGGTACGTTTTATCGCCCGAAACCGCGAATTGCCTGTCGCTAAAAAACCGGAAAGCCAGGAAATTTGCTTTATATCCGGTTCGTACCGCGACTTTCTGGCGAGTCATTTAGAACATGAACTCGAGCCGGGAAATATCGTCGATGAAAATGGAAAATTCCTCGGCAGACACAAAGGAATCCCGTTTTACACGATCGGCCAGCGCGAAGGCTTGAACATCGCATGCGGTTACCCGGTGTTCGTACAGTCGCTCGATCCGAAGACTAACACGATCGTCGTCAGCCGCCGGGAAGGTTTAATGCGCACGACTTTCTCAGTCGCCGATGCGGTTTATCCTTCGGGCATATTGACCGGGCGAACGCTTTTGGATGTCCGGATTCGCCACCAGTCGCCCGCCTCAAGCGCATGGGTGACGCCGCTTTCAGAAACAACCGCGGAATTCGTGTTTAAAAAACCGCGCTTTGCCATCACGCCCGGACAATCGGCAGTTTTTTACAAGCGAGAAACCGTCGTAGGCGGCGGCGTCATTGATAAAGTTATCGAACAAGAAAAATGA